The Deinococcus hopiensis KR-140 sequence GTGACTGGCGTTTCCTGCTCATACAGGTCAATCAGAATCTGGCCCTTGCCCGTATCGAACAGCGCGTAGTAATCCTGCCTCCCCTGCAGCGCCAGGGCGGGCGCGGCCTTGAAGGTGCGCACGGGCTTGCTGGAGAGGGGCGGAACCAGCGTGTAGCCCGCCGGGAGGGGGCCTGGCTTGGTGCTCGCGGCGCCGGCCGGAGCCTTGGTGGCCCCCGCCTTGGTGGTCTGCGCCTGCGTGGTCTGGGCAGCGGCCGAAGCGAGCAGGGCGGCGAGCAGCACGGCGTGGATAGAAGCGGCCTGTTTCATTCAGGAGCAGTCTAGCGGCTCCTGAATGGGCCAGATGAAGCTGGAGTCTTGCCAACTGCCTCTACACTGGGCGGGTGATCGTGACGATAGACGGCGTGGCCGCGAGTGGAAAATCGAGCGTGGCGTCCGGCGTGGCGCGGGCGCTGGGCATCCCCTACGTCAGTTCGGGGCTGCTGTACCGCGCCGCGACGCAGCTGGGACGGGAAGCGGGGGTACGCTTGGGCGACGCGGCGGCCCTGCTGACCCACCTGCGGGCCCGGCCGCTGCGGCTTGAAGCGCTGCCGGAGGGCAACCGGGTGTGGCAGGGTGAGCGGGACCTGACGGACGAACTGCATTCCTCCCAGGTGGATGCGGGCGTGAGCGTGGTCGCCGCGCTCCCCGAGGTGCGGGCGTGGGTGGACGACCAGCTGCGCGCCCTGCCCGCCCCCTTCGTGGCCGAGGGCCGCGATATGGGCACCAACGTGTTTCCGCAGGCCCGGGCCAAGTTCTACCTGACCGCCAGCGCCCGGGTGCGCGCCGAGCGCCGCTCGCAGGAGCGACCCGAGGACGTCGACGCCGTGGAAGCCGCCCTTATCGAGCGTGACCGCCGCGACGCCGGTCAGAGTGCCCCTGCGCCCGACGCCCACGTAATCGACACAGGGCCGCTGACGCTGGAGGGCGTGATCGAGACGATCCTCCAGGTCCTGCCTACGCCCACCGCCTGAATCCGCCTGTCCATTCCGGCAGCAAAACGCCGCTCCTCCCACCTGGGAGGAGCGGCATTCTTGCGCGGGAGGCGTCAGAGCTTGAGCAGTTCCAGCACGTACTTGTTGAAGGGGCTGTCGTCGGGGGTGCCCTGACTGGGATCGTCACCCTCAGACTTGCACAAGATGTTGCAGCTCGACACTTCGAGGTAATACGTGCCCGCCGCGGGCAGCGTGTAGGTCAGCGAGGAATCCTGGCCGTTGCTGTCGTCGTTGAAGGTTAGCTTCTTGCCGGCCGCGTCGCGCAGCACCAGGAAGGAGTCGAGCTGCCCGCCCATGGTCGTGCGGGCGTACACGTTGGCCTCGATCTTGTCGCCCGCCGCGCCTTGGAACGAGAAGTAGTCCACGTCCCGCTCCTTCCCGAAGATGTAGGCCTGCTGCGCCTTGGCGTTGTACGTGATGGGCGTGGCCTGGGCGGGTGTGTCGTTGGGCTCGTAGGGGTCCACCGGGTTGAGGTTCACCGTGCCCTTGACGAGCACCACACGCTGTGGCGCGACCGTGCTGAGCTGAGCTCCCGACGTAACGGTTAGCTTGCCCACGTAGGTGTCGCGCTCCTCGGGACTGCCGCCCGTGAGGCTCAGGTCCGGGGTGGCGACGCGCACCGTGTAGGTGCCGGGCGCGATGGACACGAAGTTGGCGTAACCCTCGGCGTTGGTCTGCACGCCGTACACGGCCCCGTCAGCCCCGTCGCCCTCCAGTATCACGTCGGCCAGGATGCCCGGCACGTAGCCGCCGGGAGTCTGAATCTCCACCTTCACGCGGGCCGCACCGCCCTTGTCGGGCATGGGGCCGTTCTTGAGGCGGACGGCGAGCTTGTCCATGCGGATCAGACCGGAGCCGGTCTCACGGTCAAAGCCCCCGCTGCTGCCCACCGTGGGATCGGCCGTCTCCTCCATCAGGCGGCGCACCTGGTGAGGATCAAGTTCGGGGTGTGCGCCCAGAATCACGGCGGCGGCCCCAGCGGTATAGGGCCCCGAGAACGAGGTGCCGCTGATCAGCTGGTAGCCGCTCCCCCCGGGCGCGGTATAGCCCGACTTGCGGCTGCCGTTGGCGTTGAGAAACAGTGGGGAGGCCAGCAGCACGTCCACGCCCGGCGCGGCGACGCTGATGTGCCGCCCAAAGGTGGAAAAGCTCGCCTTGTCGTTGTTGATGTCCAGCGCTGCCGAGGCGATCACGCCCGGCAGCTGTGCCGGGTTACGCCACTCCTCGCGCGCCGAGTTGCCCGCCGACACGACCACCACGACGTTGCGCTCCAGCGCGTAGTCGAAGGCTTCTTTGACCAGTGGTGCGTAGCCCAGGCCACCCCAGGAGTTGTTCAGCACCTGTACGCCCTGGTTCACAGACCAGATGACCCCGCGCGCCACGTAGTAGTCGCCGATAAAGCCGGGCTCGAAGATGGCCGCGCTGTAGAACTTCGCGCCTGGAGCCACCCCCGCGATGCCCTTGCCATCCTTGGCTGCCGCGATGGTGGAGGCCACCGCCGTGCCGTGCTCGATCTCGGCGTCCACCTTCTGGTCCAGCTTGCCGTCAAAGGCGTCGATGGCGTCAATCCAGCTCTGCACATCGGTGTAGGTGGTGTTGGTCACCGGATCGTACGCCTTGCCCGCCCAGTTGGGACGCAGGTCGGGGTGCGAGACGTCCACGGGATCGTCGACCACGCCGACCTTGACCCCCTGGCCGGTGTAACCCATGTCCCAGGCGGCCTTGGCGTGCAGGTGGTTGGCGTCCAGCGCGTACTGCGGCAGCTGATCAAACACCTGGTTAACGGCCTGCGCGCCCACGGCGTCGTGGTGAACCGGGGCCTCACGGCGCTCGACGTTCTGGGCCGAGGCGTACAGCACCTGACCCTGACGCATCAGGGCGACGCCCACGGCACGGGCGTCTTTGCCCGCGGGCAGTTCGATCAGCGCCACGTTCAGCTCGGGAATCTGGTCGAGCACACGCCCGCCCAGGCTGGCCGCGAGCGCCGCCGCGTCTTCTCCCTGCAGCTTGGCGACGAGCTGGTTGCGGACGTACATCTCGCCGCTCTTGGTGGTCACGACCTGGGCCGGGTCAATCTGGGAATCGGCGGGCCGGGCGGGGGCTCCCGCCGTCTGACCGGGAGCGGTGGCGACCGGAGAGGTGGTCTGCTGACCGCAGGCCGCGAGCAGCGCGGTCAGGGCCAGGGCAGCAAGGGACATTCTTTTCATGGGGACTCCTCGACTTGCGCTCGGTGGAGGGTGGGGCGCGGTGGCCCCACCGGGGAAAAAAACAGGCGGGGCTCGGGCTTACTCGCGGGTGGTGAAGTCGTTGACCTCGGCGGCCTGCTGGCGCACACCTCCAGGCACGATCAGGGCAGCGGTGTCGGGATCGCTGTAGACCGAGTAGGCTGCCACGTAGTTTGCCGCCGAGGCGGGCTTGCTGGGGTCCATCAGGCGGTAGGCGTACGCCTTGTTGAGGAACCAGCTGTAGCGGCGGTTGGCCTGCAGCGGGATCACGCTGCTGCCCAGCAGCCCGTTCTCGAACTGGTGCGGCACGCTCAGGACGTCGCTGGCCGGGTCGTAGGTCACCGTGTCGTTCTCGGTCTTGGGATCGTTATCGGTGGCCCAGCTGCCGCGGAACACGTAGTACAGGTTGCTGCCCTGCAGGTTACTCAGGATCTGGGTCTCGGGGGTGCCGCCCGCGTCAAAGCCCTTGCGCAGGACCAGGCGCCGCGCCGCGTAGGCGTAGCTCTCGCCCGTCACGAAGTCCGCCACGCGCAGGTCCATCTGGGCACCGGTCGCGCCCATGGAAAAGAGGTTCATCTTCAGCGTGTAGGTAGGCGTCAGCTCCACGCCGTGCACGTCCTTGGCGGGACTGAGCAGCTGCGGGTGGAACTGGGGCAGGGTGTGGGTGCTGGGCATCGCCGGGTCCGCGCTCGCGGCCTCGTTGCTGCCCACCGCGACCACCTTGTAGAAGTAGTCCTGATCGGTGATGAGGGTGGCTGTGTTGTCACTCACCGTGCAGCGCCGGGTGGTGGCCTTGGCGTCGGCAGGCGCAGCGCACTGCTTGCTGCCCGCAAAGGCGACCTGGGTGTAGGGGCCGGCCGCGCTGGTGGCGCGCAGCACCCGGAAACCGGTGTAGCCGCCCAGATCCACGGGCGCGTCCCAGGAGGTGGTGACCCACAGGTTCGTGCCGCTCGTGGGGGCGTCGGGAGTGCGGGTGCCGTACAGGTAGTCGATGCGCTCACTGAGGGTGTAGGCCACGGCGCGCACGTTGGCGGGGGCCACCACAGTGCTCGCCGCTGTGCGGTTGACCGTGATGGGCACCAGATACGCCACCCGGTTGTAGTTGAAGTCCAGCCCCACCACCTGCAGGTACACGTCGCCCTTGAGACCGGTGGGGTCGAGGCTGACCAGGCCGCTGTCCTGGCCCGCGCCATTCGGGTCCACGCCGGGCGTCACGTAGCCGGGGTCCTGCTCGTACAACCCGGTGCCGGGGCGCACGTCGGCCCAGTTGCCCTGGGCGTCGATGGTGACCAGCGAGAACAGGAAGTACCGCATCACGCGCGGCGTATCGCTGTTCTTGACGGTATAGGCGCGCACATCCACGGTGTCGTTGAACGCCGTGCCAGGCGAGAGTTCCTTCCAGCTCGACACCTCGCCGTTGGCGTCCAGGGTGGCGGGCAGTTCCAGCTTGAGCTGGGGCACGTCGGCGGTGGCATTCGGGTCTGCCGAGGCGAACTGGGCCACCTTGACACGGGTGTTGATGCCCGCCTTCGCGACGGCCCCGTCGAACTCGGAGCCGGCGGATTTGCTCTTGAGAAAAACCAGATCGTAGGTGCCTTCGGGAATCTTGGCGAACTCCACATAGCCCTGAGCGTTCGTGGTGGCCTTGCCCACGGCCGTACTGCGCTGGCCCGTGCGGTAGAGGTAGACCGTGCTGCCCTCGACGGCCGTCCCGCGGTTGGAGCGCACCACATCGGCCGACAGGGTGGCCGTGCCCTTACCCAGTACCGAGTCGACGGGAACGCCGCCAGTCTCGGGCGTAGGCGTGGTATTGACGGGCGAGTTACAGGCTCCCAGGAGCAGGGCACCCGACAGGAGAACGAAAGGCAACGTGCGCTGTAATTTCATGTGGACTCCTTGAATGCCGGAAGACCTGCGGTTCGTGGGGGACGTCCGAGCCTGAAAAATATTGCTCGGCGTCTAAAAATGCAGCCGTTTATCCGGTGGGACGCACTATAGCTCCCGCCTTCACCCCAATCAAATGTCATTCATAGGCGCCCTTTCTTCCAATCTGTCATTCCGGACGCTTCTTACTGGAAGAAATCAGGGTTGATAAATCTTTTTACATATCGAATAAAAGTGCCTGATTTTCCTTGCATTTGTTAATATAAAACCGTTGAGAATATTCTAATGAAGTTCACTAACCGGCCCCAGTGCCACCACCGTCGGAGACTCGAAGGGGCAGAGATTCAGCACTGCGCGCACGTCGGCCAGGGTCACCCTGGCCGAGCGCTCGACGAGTTCCCCGGTTGACAGGGCCTGCCCCAGGGCAAGATGTTCCATCCCCAGCGCGAAGAGACGCCCCTGGGGCGTCTCGGACCGCAGCAGCGTGCCCACCGCCAGCTTGCGTGCGGCGCGGCGAACGGCTGTTTCCGTGATGGCTCCGGGAGCGTCGGCCAGCACCCGGCGGTAGGCGTCCAGCACCTCCTGCGTACGGCCAGGATCGCAGGAAAAGCCGCCCTCAAAGCTCCCCACGTCACGGTAGTCGAGATGCGCGAGGTCTGCGCTGTCGGCGAGGCCGGTATCCAGCAGCGCCCAGTACAGCAGGCCGTTTTCCCCGCCGATCAGTTCAGACAGCACCACCGCCGCTTCCCGGAGGGGATGGGCAGCGGGCAGGCCGGGCACGGCGAGGGCCACCTGCGCGCGGGTCAGGCGCTCGTCGCCCATCAGGCACAGGGTGCCGGGGGCGGCGGGAGGCGGCGTATCACGCGCCGGAACGGAAGCTGTCCGGGCCGGCCAGCCTCGCAGCGCGTCCTCAGCCCAAGCTTGCACGCTCCCCGCGTCAAAGGCCCCCACCACGGCCAGGGTCACCGCGTCCGCCCCGTAGCGCTCGCGGTGGTTGCGCACCAACACGTCGCGGGTCAGGCCACGTACCGTGTCGGACGTGCCCAGGACCGAGTGCCCCAGCGGGTGCGCGCCCCAGTAGGCCGCACGCAACCCATCGGTCACCCGCACGGCCGGCTGCTCGGCGTACATGGCGATCTCTTCCAGAATCACGCCGCGCTCGGTGTCAATCTCCTCCGGACGCAGGGCCGGGCGCATCAACTCGGTCAGGGTGCCCAGCAGCTCGGAGGTGTCTTCGGGCAGGGCCGCCGCGTGGTACACGGTGGCTTCCTCGCTGGTAAAGGCATTTGCGTGCCCACCGAGTTCGTCCAGGCGCACGTTGAGTTCGCGCGCGCCCACCTCCTCGGAGCCCTTGAACATCAGGTGTTCCAGGAAATGGGAGGCGCCCATCTCCTCCGGGCGCTCATCCCGCGCGCCCGTTGCCACGAAGTATCCCGCAGCCACCGTCTGGGCATCGTCCTGGGGTTCAAGGAGCAGGGTCAGGCCGTTTGAAAGGCGGTGAAGCAGGGTCATTCGGAAACCTCCTGTCCAGGACCGAGGGAGACGACGGTGGCCTCCACTGCCGGGTGGTATCCCGCCAGAAAGCGGTTCACCTTCTCCAGCGTCAGGGCAGCGAGCGAGGCGCGCAGTGCGGCGACGGGACGGACGTGTCCGAACACCGCGAGGTCCCGGGTCAGGGTATTTGCCCGGCCACGCAGGCTCTCGGCCCCAAACACCACGCTGGCGGTGAGGCCCCGGCGTGCCCGCTCGAACTCGGCTTCGGTCAACCCCTGCGGCAACCGGGCGAGTTCGGCCAGCAGCACGGTCAGGGTTTCGGGCGCGCGGTCGGGCGTACTGGCTGCGTAGGCGCTGAGAAAGCCCTGCCCACCCAGCAGCAGGGACGAGGCCGAGACGTGGTAGGCCAGGCCCCGCTCCTCACGCACCGTGTGAAAGAGGCGGCTGGCACTGCCGCCGGAAAGTGCCGTCAGGGCAAGTTGCCATGCCAGCCAGCCCGGGTCATGCGGCGAGACGCCAGGGGCAGTGACGCTGAGGTGCGTCTGCTCGGCGTCCCCGTGCGGCAGGTGGACGCGCAGACCCGGCTGAAAGAGGGCAGGAACGGTGTGCGCCTCGCCCGCGTGCCAGTCGGAGAAGGTGCGCTCCAGCAGCGCCCGCACCTCCACCGCGTCCGCATCGGCCACCACGCCCAGGACGCTGCCCGCCGCGCCGTACCTCCGCACGAAGGCGCGCAGACCCGCCACACTCAGCTGGGCCAGGCCCTCCGGGGTACCGCTGGCCGGGTGGGCATACCCGGCGAAGGGCGAGCCTTGCGGCCGGGGAAAGGTCAGCCGGCGCGCCTCCAGGGCAAGCAGATCGGGGGGGCTGTCCTCCAGGCCTTCCAGGTCCTGCCGGGCGAGATCGGTGAGGATGGGCAGTTCCTGGGGCGGCAGGGTGGGCCGCAGCACGAGGTCTGCGAGGAGACCCAGGGCCGCGGGCAGATCCGCCGTGAGGCCACTGAGGCTGAGGCGGGTGGCTTCTGACCCCACGCCCCCGCCCCGGCGCACGCCCAGATCGTCGAGGGCGTCTTGCAGCGCGCGGGCATCGCGGTCCCCGGCACCCTTGTACCGCCACTCCTCCAGCACGCCCGCGGCGCCCTCCTGCCCTACGGGGTCGTGGGCGCTGCCCACCGGAATGCGCAGGTCCAGGGCAAAGCCGGGTGCGGCGCGGCGCTCAAAGGCCACGGTGAGGCCGCCCTCCAGGGTCCAGACGTGGGCGGCAATCGGGGCGGTCAGGGGCACCGGCGGATTGTAGCGCTGCCACGCGGCGAAACCGGGAGGGAGGTTACGGGGCGGCCGAGTCGCCCGCCCGCACCAGTTCCGGTGGAGGTGGAGCGCGCAGGGTCAGCGGCTCTCCCGTCACCGGATGGACGAAGGTGAGCTGCTCGGCGTGCAGCAGGTAACCGCCGTCTCCGGGCAGGCCCGGCAGGTCTGGGAGGGGTAGACCGCCCACCGCGTACAGCGGGTCCCCGACGAGGGGATGCCCCACCGAGGCGAGGTGAATGCGAATTTGGTGCGGGCGGCCCGTGTGAATGTCCACCTCGAACAGCGTCTCCCCTGCCCTTCCCGAGTCTGCAGCGCGGCGTTCCAGCACCCGCGCCACGCTCCGCGACGCCTTGCCCACCGCACTTGCCGCGTACACCGTGCCCAAGCGGGGATGCGGAACCGGACCGATAGGCGTCGTGATGGTGCGTTCCTCGTCCAGGGCAACGCCCGCCGCCAGCGCCCGGTAGCGTTTCTGGACTTCGCGCTCCCGCCAGGCGCGGGACAATGCCGTCCCCGCCTCCGCTGTGCGGGCGAACAACACCAGTCCAGAAGTGCCCCGGCCCAGACGGTGCAGCGGGCTGGCTCCCGGAAACTGTGCCCGCACCCCGGTCAGCAGCGTGTGGTCCTGAAACCCCCCACCCGGCAAGGTGGGGAGCCCACCCGGCTTGGAGACGGCGAGCAGCGAGGCGTCCTCGTACATCACGGCGAAGGTCAGGGGAACGTCCTCCTCCCGCCACGGCGGGCGCTGCCATTCGAGCAGCTGACCGGGGCGCACCTCCTCGGGGCCGAGGACAGGCAAGCCGTTCAGCCGAACCTCTCCCCCCTCCAGCCGGAGCTGCCACTCTGCCCGCGTGGAATGGCCGTAATGCCGCGTGAGGTGGTCGAGGACCGTCAGGCCCCGTGCCCGTCCCCCCAGTTCCTCGCGGTAGGTGTGGCCGCGGTTGAGGGTCATTGGGAAACAGGCCTCGGGCGCACCCCTCCAGAATAGGGTCGCCCGCGCTCATCCTTCTGGGGGACGCCCGCCCTCCTTCCCAGCGGGCAAGCTGGAAGGATGAGCCGCCCCCTGCGCCGCTTGCTGGTCTTCGCGCTTCTCGCCGGTCTGCTGGCACTGCTGTGGCCCGGCCTGCGGCTGGCGTGGCAGGGCGCGCAACTGGTGGGCGCGCCGGCTCCCACCACGCTGCCCAATCCCCTCCCAGGGCGGCGTTTTGCAGACACCTGGGCGGCGGCCCGCAGCGGAGGGCGGCGGCACGAGGGGGTGGACATCTTCGCGCCGCGCGGCACACCCATTCGCGCGACCACGCGCGGCTTTGTGGTGTACGTGGGGCACAATCCCCTGGGAGGCCGCACTGTCATGGTGCTGGGCCCCGGGCAGCAGCGGCACTATTACGCGCATCTGGACCGCTACCCCAATCTGCGGATGGGCCGCTGGATCGGGGCGGGTACGGTGGTGGGCTACGTGGGCGACAGCGGGAACGCGAAGGGTACGCCCACGCACCTGCATTACGGCATCTATACCCCGTCCGGGGCAATCAATCCTTACCCGCTGCTGCAAAACCCCTAGGAAGGTGTGGGTGGAGGCTTACACCTGTGGCCACCGCCGTATGGCCGCGCCGCGAGAGGCGCTCAGGGGCGAGTCCTGCGGCCCCCTCAGGCGAACCAGCCCCGGTGCGCGCCCGTCAATTCCCGGCGCACAGAGTTGAGACACCCGCGGTGCAAAACCACGGGCACAGTCGGCGCGCCACACCGCCCCCTGCGCCAGCAGCGCTCGCGCCCGGACGGCTGCCTGACCCCCGCTCCCCCCCAGGGCGAAAGGCGTGAGGTCATGCCGGGGAGCGGGAATGGGGAGCGGCGCAGCGCCTCCTCCCGGTGACCTGCGGCCTAAGTGTTCCACTCGCGCCGCAGGTCACCGGGTTGAAGGGACAGTTCCAGCGCCACCGTTTCTGCCGCCTGTCTGACCCGCACGGGCGTGGAGCAGAAGACCCGCTCGAAGATGGGGGAATGTGAGCGCCAGTATTCGGCGAGCGCCGGCGCGATGCCCATGTTCTGTTGGCGGCGAGTCACCGCAGCCCCCGTGAACCCCCTCGTCGTCCGCGCGGCTGTGGCCGTGGCGCAGGAAGGTGAGGTGAAGTTCGGTCATTCCAGCTCCTTGACATAGTGGGCCAAGGTATTGCCAGACCCGTCCAGGAACTGCTGCTCCTCCAACCCCTGAAAGGCGAAACCCTGGGTTTCATACAGGCTTCCCTTCATGGAGGCCCACCAGCAGCAGAGCGGGCGGGGCGTAGCTGCCCGGGAGAGCGTAGACATCGGCAAGAAACTCGGGGCGAAGGACGCCAAAACGTTCGGTGAGTCCCGAGAGGATCACGTTGCGGGCCGCTTCTGCCGTTTGCTCCGAGACGGGTTCAAAATGCAGGGTCATAAGGACTGGGGTTCGCCCGCGATGAAATAACGGTCCAGCCCGAGCGGACGTGCAACGCGGCGCAGCAGAGGGGGCAGGAAAAACGGTGACACAGAGGCGTGGAATCACCGGAGCCCAGGGGATGATCCGCAAACCGCATCACGCCCTCCTCACGGCCAGAATCACCCGTTCCGTCCGGCTGACCTCCACCTCCGAGCAGAGCAAGTTGGGGTGCGCCCACAGGGCTTCCCGCTCGGGATCGCCCGCGTACAGCGCTTCGGGCAGGCGGGCGGGTGGGCTGAAATTGTCCAGCACCAGCACACCGCCGGGCTTAAGCGCGCCCACCAGCAGGTCCAGGCTGGCCGTCTCCCGTTTGGCCGGGGCACAGTCGCTGAAGATCAGGTCGAAGGGGCCGGACGCCAGCGCTCGGCGCCAGTCACCCGCGAGGACTGTGGCCCGCCCGTCTCCGGCCAATACGGCCCGCGCCGCATCCGCCCGTGCAGCATCAAGTTCTGCCGTAATCAGCCGTGAGCTGGCGTTCATCCCCGCGAGCAGCCACGCTGCGCCTGCACCCGTCCCGCTCCCCAGCTCGGCAAACATACCACCGGGACGCGTCGCTGCCAGCGAGCGGAGAAGTTGGCCCGTTTCCAGACTGCTCGTGCGGTCAAAGCCCAGACGTCCCGCTGCGCCCAGGGCCACCTGAACCCTCCCGGGCAGGGCCAGTCCCGGAGGGGTCTCGCCCCTCGCGGCCAGCACCTGCCGCAGCTGAATGTCATTGGCCCAGGGGAGGGCACGGGGGTTGATCCAGGCGACAGGGCGGCCCTCGGGGCTGGGCGACAGCGAGAGCAGGCGGGCCGGGTAACAGAGCGAGTCCGCGCCGGACGAGCCGCGCAGCGTCACCGCTTCCCCCGTTACCTCCACCCGCGCGCCGCATTCCTCCCAGGCTTCGCGGACGGCGGCCTCAGCGCCCGTCTCTTCTGGATCAATGCCGCCGCCCGGTAGAGTCCAGCCGCCCCACTCCAGTCCGGTCATCAGCACCTGGCCCCCGTGTTCCACGTACACGCATGCCCGGCCCGTGCGGTTCGGCGAGGGCGAGAGCTTAGGCGCCGCGCCGTCTGGCTCCAGCGGCTCTGGCTCCAGCGGCCAGCAGCCGCCCTCCACCTCCACGGGTTTTCCCAGCAGCGCGGCCAGGGCCTCCACCAGCGGAGCCCCGCGCCCGCGCAGGGCGGCGAGCGTGCCCCCGTCGTGCAGGCGGAGAGCAAACTGCACGTCCTCCGCGTACTTGTCGAAGTGTGTCAGAAAGGGGCCGAGGCGGTCATGCCCTTCCCGGAGAAAACTCACCAGCGCCAGGCGCAACGCCGCCCGCTGGACCACTTCTGGCGCGCGCTCCACCCGAATGCCCTTGCGGGAGACATACGGGTCATCGGTCAGCAGCCGCGTGCAGCCTGCCCAGGGATCGGGAGCGGCGTAGGCCACGCCGCGAATGCTGCTCATGGCGATGGCCCCGGCACACTGCGGGCAGGGCTGCACGGTGGTCAGCACGGTCCAGCCGTACACCTCAGGGCGCGGCACGCCCTCCAGGTCCAGCAGGGCGTTGATCTCCGCGTGCGCCAGATCGTGCCCGCCGATTACTCCCCCCGCCGCCCGCCGCACTTCACCCAGCCGGTTGCGTCCCCGGGCGATCACCCGCCCCCCGGCGTCCACGACGACAGCGCCAATGGCGTACGAACCGAGGACGTAGGCCGTCCACGCCTGATGCAGCGCGGCGAGCCAGGCCACCGAGAAACCCGGCTGAACGCTGACCGCCAAGGGCTGGCCGCTTCCCCTCACAACTCGCCCCTGTAGCGCTCCACCAGTCCGTCCAGCGCCTCCCGCAGCAGGCTGGCCTCGGTTCGGCCCAGCGCGCCCGAGAGCTTGGCAAGGCGCTCAAGCTGGCTTTTGGGGTAGTAGTTGCTCTTGAGGACCATCTTGCTCTCCACGTAGATGCAGGCCCGGCCACGCCCCTCGCGCTTGGCCCGCAGCAAGGCCTCGTCCGCCGCCCGGTAGAGGTCATAGAAGCTGTGGGCGTGGGCCGGACGCGCGGCCAAGCCAACGCTCAGACCCAGGGCGCGCGGCCAATGGGGATCGCGGTGGATGTGAAAGTGCTTGATGACCTCGTCGAAGAGGATCAGGGCTGTTTCCGGGCCAGTCTCGGGCAGGAGTGCCGCGTACTCATCGCCGCCCATCCGGCCAATGACGGTGCCGCTGGGCAGGCTGCCCGTGAGGAGGCGCTCCACCACCCGGAG is a genomic window containing:
- the cmk gene encoding (d)CMP kinase, translating into MIVTIDGVAASGKSSVASGVARALGIPYVSSGLLYRAATQLGREAGVRLGDAAALLTHLRARPLRLEALPEGNRVWQGERDLTDELHSSQVDAGVSVVAALPEVRAWVDDQLRALPAPFVAEGRDMGTNVFPQARAKFYLTASARVRAERRSQERPEDVDAVEAALIERDRRDAGQSAPAPDAHVIDTGPLTLEGVIETILQVLPTPTA
- a CDS encoding S8 family serine peptidase, with the protein product MKRMSLAALALTALLAACGQQTTSPVATAPGQTAGAPARPADSQIDPAQVVTTKSGEMYVRNQLVAKLQGEDAAALAASLGGRVLDQIPELNVALIELPAGKDARAVGVALMRQGQVLYASAQNVERREAPVHHDAVGAQAVNQVFDQLPQYALDANHLHAKAAWDMGYTGQGVKVGVVDDPVDVSHPDLRPNWAGKAYDPVTNTTYTDVQSWIDAIDAFDGKLDQKVDAEIEHGTAVASTIAAAKDGKGIAGVAPGAKFYSAAIFEPGFIGDYYVARGVIWSVNQGVQVLNNSWGGLGYAPLVKEAFDYALERNVVVVVSAGNSAREEWRNPAQLPGVIASAALDINNDKASFSTFGRHISVAAPGVDVLLASPLFLNANGSRKSGYTAPGGSGYQLISGTSFSGPYTAGAAAVILGAHPELDPHQVRRLMEETADPTVGSSGGFDRETGSGLIRMDKLAVRLKNGPMPDKGGAARVKVEIQTPGGYVPGILADVILEGDGADGAVYGVQTNAEGYANFVSIAPGTYTVRVATPDLSLTGGSPEERDTYVGKLTVTSGAQLSTVAPQRVVLVKGTVNLNPVDPYEPNDTPAQATPITYNAKAQQAYIFGKERDVDYFSFQGAAGDKIEANVYARTTMGGQLDSFLVLRDAAGKKLTFNDDSNGQDSSLTYTLPAAGTYYLEVSSCNILCKSEGDDPSQGTPDDSPFNKYVLELLKL
- a CDS encoding carboxypeptidase-like regulatory domain-containing protein; amino-acid sequence: MKLQRTLPFVLLSGALLLGACNSPVNTTPTPETGGVPVDSVLGKGTATLSADVVRSNRGTAVEGSTVYLYRTGQRSTAVGKATTNAQGYVEFAKIPEGTYDLVFLKSKSAGSEFDGAVAKAGINTRVKVAQFASADPNATADVPQLKLELPATLDANGEVSSWKELSPGTAFNDTVDVRAYTVKNSDTPRVMRYFLFSLVTIDAQGNWADVRPGTGLYEQDPGYVTPGVDPNGAGQDSGLVSLDPTGLKGDVYLQVVGLDFNYNRVAYLVPITVNRTAASTVVAPANVRAVAYTLSERIDYLYGTRTPDAPTSGTNLWVTTSWDAPVDLGGYTGFRVLRATSAAGPYTQVAFAGSKQCAAPADAKATTRRCTVSDNTATLITDQDYFYKVVAVGSNEAASADPAMPSTHTLPQFHPQLLSPAKDVHGVELTPTYTLKMNLFSMGATGAQMDLRVADFVTGESYAYAARRLVLRKGFDAGGTPETQILSNLQGSNLYYVFRGSWATDNDPKTENDTVTYDPASDVLSVPHQFENGLLGSSVIPLQANRRYSWFLNKAYAYRLMDPSKPASAANYVAAYSVYSDPDTAALIVPGGVRQQAAEVNDFTTRE
- a CDS encoding M16 family metallopeptidase, translated to MTLLHRLSNGLTLLLEPQDDAQTVAAGYFVATGARDERPEEMGASHFLEHLMFKGSEEVGARELNVRLDELGGHANAFTSEEATVYHAAALPEDTSELLGTLTELMRPALRPEEIDTERGVILEEIAMYAEQPAVRVTDGLRAAYWGAHPLGHSVLGTSDTVRGLTRDVLVRNHRERYGADAVTLAVVGAFDAGSVQAWAEDALRGWPARTASVPARDTPPPAAPGTLCLMGDERLTRAQVALAVPGLPAAHPLREAAVVLSELIGGENGLLYWALLDTGLADSADLAHLDYRDVGSFEGGFSCDPGRTQEVLDAYRRVLADAPGAITETAVRRAARKLAVGTLLRSETPQGRLFALGMEHLALGQALSTGELVERSARVTLADVRAVLNLCPFESPTVVALGPVSELH
- a CDS encoding M16 family metallopeptidase produces the protein MTAPIAAHVWTLEGGLTVAFERRAAPGFALDLRIPVGSAHDPVGQEGAAGVLEEWRYKGAGDRDARALQDALDDLGVRRGGGVGSEATRLSLSGLTADLPAALGLLADLVLRPTLPPQELPILTDLARQDLEGLEDSPPDLLALEARRLTFPRPQGSPFAGYAHPASGTPEGLAQLSVAGLRAFVRRYGAAGSVLGVVADADAVEVRALLERTFSDWHAGEAHTVPALFQPGLRVHLPHGDAEQTHLSVTAPGVSPHDPGWLAWQLALTALSGGSASRLFHTVREERGLAYHVSASSLLLGGQGFLSAYAASTPDRAPETLTVLLAELARLPQGLTEAEFERARRGLTASVVFGAESLRGRANTLTRDLAVFGHVRPVAALRASLAALTLEKVNRFLAGYHPAVEATVVSLGPGQEVSE
- a CDS encoding RluA family pseudouridine synthase; its protein translation is MTLNRGHTYREELGGRARGLTVLDHLTRHYGHSTRAEWQLRLEGGEVRLNGLPVLGPEEVRPGQLLEWQRPPWREEDVPLTFAVMYEDASLLAVSKPGGLPTLPGGGFQDHTLLTGVRAQFPGASPLHRLGRGTSGLVLFARTAEAGTALSRAWREREVQKRYRALAAGVALDEERTITTPIGPVPHPRLGTVYAASAVGKASRSVARVLERRAADSGRAGETLFEVDIHTGRPHQIRIHLASVGHPLVGDPLYAVGGLPLPDLPGLPGDGGYLLHAEQLTFVHPVTGEPLTLRAPPPPELVRAGDSAAP
- a CDS encoding M23 family metallopeptidase; this encodes MSRPLRRLLVFALLAGLLALLWPGLRLAWQGAQLVGAPAPTTLPNPLPGRRFADTWAAARSGGRRHEGVDIFAPRGTPIRATTRGFVVYVGHNPLGGRTVMVLGPGQQRHYYAHLDRYPNLRMGRWIGAGTVVGYVGDSGNAKGTPTHLHYGIYTPSGAINPYPLLQNP